GAACTCGAACTCACCAGTGAACGTCTTGCCAGCACAACGGTTCGTATTGACGAGCTAAATAAACGGCGGCAATCGGAGCTGCATTCTCTCAGCGATGCTGATTCCGTATCGAAGTATCGTGATCTGAACGAACGACTTGTCGCGATGAAGAACGATCTCAGTAGCCTCGAACGCCAGCGTGAGGCATTGCTTGGAATTCGCCAGAAAGAAACGGAGCTAAAAAAGCTCAAACGTGAGCTTGAAGACCAGAACGAAGCACTGCAGAACAACGTCGATCAGCAGGGAGCAAAGGAGAACGGGCGTTACATCAGGGTCCGTGCGGCCTTGGCTGACCTTTGCAACCAGTTTCTTGGCCACAAGGCTCTGATTACGACTCGCGTGAATGCTGAAGGGCATCTCGACTTTGAAGCGGAGTTTCTGGATACGCACAGCCATCCCACCAGCGAAGACGATGGCAAGAGCTACAAGCAGGCACTTTGCGCGGCATATGACCTAGCCATCGCGAAAGTTCTGCTCCGTGAAGACTTTCTGAGATTCGTCTACCACGACGGCTTGTTAGAAGGAATGGATGACCGTATTAAGCTAAACATGATCAAAGTCTTACGCGACCTTGCGGATCAGGGAATACAGCAGATCCTGACAGTGATCGACTCGGATCTTCCTATAGACAGCGACGGTCAAAAGTTCTCATTCGACGACGACGAGGTAGTTCGTACTCTGCACGATGGCGGCCCAGAAGGTCGGCTGTTTAACTCGGACATTTGGTAAGTCTCGCCTTATTACGGGCTGGTGCAGGTTGCGCCTATTGCAGCTCTCGGTACTCTGAGGTTTCCTTTACTTGGACATCCATGCCGCTTTGCTGCGGCGTGTCAATAAAGAGCATGATTTGTAGTGCTCTGTGTGCGTCGCCTCATCCCTGCGACCAATGATGGTGCGCCCGGCCGTCCGTTATTTGACGCCTTAATTCTGTAGTCGCAGCGCAATGGTTTGAGGTCACCTCTCTCCGCAGCCGCCTGCTGCGCGGACAATCAATCTGCATCCGATATTGCGTGTTGCCCGTCAGATGTCAGCAGCGTCAAAATGCTGTTTCGCATTGAACAACTGGCGGAACAGGCAACGGGTCTTGTTCTGTGGGAACAGCACGATGGCTCAGCGTTGCGCAGCAACGAACCGGCGAAGATAATGAGTCCAACGGAATGCCCCCGGAGACCGACCGGCTGGGGGCATGGGAGCTAGCTACGAGGCTGGCATAGGTTATTCCGCTCGCTTTGGTGTCGCACATTCGGTGTTCTGTTGAATCCGGTTTGGCTACGATGCCCAGACACCGATTCCAGCAATTCCTGTCACAGGAAGAAATATCTATGGCTGCTGCCTGTCGCCGTCTGCCCGTGAGCTGCCTTCTTGCGTTGTTGCTGTGCACTGCGAGCACGAACGCCGACGAAGAAGCCAATCTGACGGCCGTTGTTAAGGTTCATTCGAAGAACCGTACTATCAGCCTGAGTTCTCCGTGGCGCAAGCAGTCGCCGCGACCGGTCAGCGGGTCGGGGGTAATTATCGGTCCCGGGCAGCTGTTGACGAACGCTCATGTGGTGCTGAATACCACTGAGGTGACTCTGCAGCCCTTCAATTCTTCCGAACGCATTCCTGCCGACGTAAAGATCCTCGCCCCCGGCATCGACCTCGCCTTGCTGGAGTTCGAACCGACCGGTGTTTTGGCCGACGTGAAGCCGTTGGAGTTGGCAGACGAATCGCCGAAGGTGCAGTCGACCGTGCGAGTCTACGGCTATCCCACCGGTGGAGATTCGCAATCGGTGACTGAAGGCATTGTGTCTCGCATCGAACACACTAGCTATCGCTACGGGACCAAGGGCATGCGAATCCAGATCGATGCGGCCATCAATGCCGGCAACAGCGGTGGCCCCGCGATGGTTGACGGCAGGATCGCCGGCCTGGCGTTCAGCGTTCGCAGCAGCGCGAATGATATTGGCTACGTGATTCCAACAGAAGAGATTCAGGGTTTCCTGAAGGATGTGGAAGACGGCACCTACGATGGCAAAGCAGACTTCCATGTGAAGTTTCAGTATCTGGAAAACAAAACTCTGCGCCGCAAGCTGGGCATTCCCGCCGACACAACCGGAGTTCTGTGTCATGGCGTGCGGGAGCAACCGGATTCGCCGTTGCAGGATGGTGACGTAATCACAAAGCTGGCCGACTACGACATCGATAACCGCGGTCGTTGCCGATTTAAGAACGACATCAGTTTGTCGTTCACGCGATTGGCCATCGAAATCGAAGAAGACGGCGTCGTGCCGATGACCGTACTTCGGGACGGCGCCGAACAGCAGCTTCAGGTGCCGGTGGAAACTCGGAAGAAGCTGATCGATTACACCGTGGGCCGATCGCCACGGTACTTCATCTACGGCCCCGTCCTGTTTTCCGAAGCCACCGCCGACTATAACGGCGCGATCGAATCGGCAATTAGTTCCGGCAGCGCCAGTCAGCGACGAGCCATGTCGTTTTCCAAATCGATGATGCAGGCCAGCGAGAGCCCACTGCTGAAACGCATGGGCGAATTCAAAGATGAGGATTCGAAAGAGGAGCTGGTTGTCGTTACCAAGCTGCTGACTCACGCGACCGCTCGCGGATACCGCGCACTTCCTTACTTCTTTACCGTGAAGTCTATTAACGATCAGAAGGTGACCGGGTTTGCTCAAATGGTCGAACTACTCCGCGATGCGGAAGGTGAGTTTGTTGAGATTCAATTCCACGACTTGATTGCGGATGTCATTGTGCTGGATCGCCAGGAAGTGCTGGACGCAACAGAAGATATTCTGGAAGACAACGGTATCGTGCGGCAGGGCAGTCGCGACCTGATGAAGGTGTGGAACAATAAGGACTAACGAAGTTACTCTTTTGTTGTGGAAGGTTCGGGCTCGTGGGAAACAGCCTTCATAGCACGAAACGTCTGTTCTGCGGCCACAAGTCAGCGAGATTCGCTGTAACGCAGCGCGTTCAGCTGGTTAATAATCGAAGATCAATTCATACATGCGAACGAACATGAAAACATTTCTCGTACTTCTCCCCATCCTTGCCGCATCAATGGCAAGTCTGTCTGCCGGTGAGCAACCGAACATCGTGTTCTTTTTTGCCGACGATCAAACCACCAGCACGGTCGGGTGCTATGGCAAC
This DNA window, taken from Fuerstiella marisgermanici, encodes the following:
- a CDS encoding S1C family serine protease codes for the protein MAAACRRLPVSCLLALLLCTASTNADEEANLTAVVKVHSKNRTISLSSPWRKQSPRPVSGSGVIIGPGQLLTNAHVVLNTTEVTLQPFNSSERIPADVKILAPGIDLALLEFEPTGVLADVKPLELADESPKVQSTVRVYGYPTGGDSQSVTEGIVSRIEHTSYRYGTKGMRIQIDAAINAGNSGGPAMVDGRIAGLAFSVRSSANDIGYVIPTEEIQGFLKDVEDGTYDGKADFHVKFQYLENKTLRRKLGIPADTTGVLCHGVREQPDSPLQDGDVITKLADYDIDNRGRCRFKNDISLSFTRLAIEIEEDGVVPMTVLRDGAEQQLQVPVETRKKLIDYTVGRSPRYFIYGPVLFSEATADYNGAIESAISSGSASQRRAMSFSKSMMQASESPLLKRMGEFKDEDSKEELVVVTKLLTHATARGYRALPYFFTVKSINDQKVTGFAQMVELLRDAEGEFVEIQFHDLIADVIVLDRQEVLDATEDILEDNGIVRQGSRDLMKVWNNKD